The window TCGTCGAACTCGGCCGCGGCCTCGATCAGTCGCTCGCGGGCGGCATCCGCCTTCTCCGCGAGCGCGGCGGGGATCTCGTCGGTCGCGTAGCGCTGGCCCAGACTCTCTTCGTCGTAGTACAGCGCCTGCATCCGCACGAGATCGATCAACCCCTTGAAGGCGTCCTCGGCGCCGATGGGCAGGGTCACGGGCACCCCGTTGGCCCCCAGCCGCGTCCGAATCGCCTCCACCACCGCCTCGAAATCCGCCCCCACCCGGTCCATCTTGTTGACGAAGGCGAGACGCGGCACATGGTACCGATCCGCCTGCCGCCACACCGTCTCCGACTGGGGTTCCACGCCGCCCACGGCGCAGAAGACGGCGATCATCCCGTCCAGCACCCTCAGACTCCGCTCCACCTCCACGGTGAAGTCCACGTGCCCGGGGGTATCGATGATGTTGATCCGGTGGTCCCGCCAGTAGCAGGTCGTGGCCGCCGAGGTGATCGTGATCCCCCGCTCCCGCTCCTGCTCCATCCAGTCCATCGTGGCGGCGCCGTCGTGCACCTCGCCCATCCGATGGATGATGCCCGCGTAGTACAGAATCCGCTCGGTGAGGGTCGTCTTGCCGGCATCGATGTGGGCGGCGATGCCGATGTTCCGTATCCGCTCGAGTGAATCTCCACTACTCATGGCTGAACCAACGAAAATCCCTCCCGAAGTCTCGACGCACACGATGACTGCGGGTCGAGACCTCAGGAGGGGTATCCAGTGCGGACCCGGCCCTGCAGACATCGTCCTCCGGCGATTTGAGCTCCTGATGCTGGGAGCCCGCGTAGACCGCCGCCGGGGCTATGTCGGACTTCGCGTCCTTTCCTAGAACCGGAAGTGAGCGAAAGCCTTGTTGGCTTCGGCCATCCGGTGTGTGTCCTCGCGCTTCTTGATCGACGGCCCTTCCTTCCGGTAGGCCGCCAGGAGCTCCGCCGCCAGGCGCTCGCTCATCGTGTGATCGGGCCGGCTGCGGGAAAACTGCAGCAACCAGCGCATGGCCAGCGCCGTGCGCCGGGACGGCCGCACCTCGATGGGCACCTGGTAGTTGGCGCCACCGATGCGTCGGCTCGTCACCTCGAGGTGGGGCTTCACGTTGTTGAGGGCCGAGGTGTAGACCTCCAGACCCTTCTTGCCCGACTTCTCCTCGATGATGTCCATGGCCTTGTAGAAGATCGCCTCCGCCGTGCTCTTCTTGCCGCCCTTCATCATGTAGTTGATGAACTGGGCGACCATCGGGCTGTTGAAGCGGGGGTCGGCGACGGTCTCGCGGCTGCGCTTGATCCTGCGACGCATGTCTCTCCGGTCTCCTGCCGCCCTACTTGGGGCGCTTGGCGCCGTACTTCGAGCGGCGCTGGTTGCGGCCGTCGACGCCACTGGTATCCAGCGCGCCGCGCACGATGTGATAGCGCACACCCGGCAGATCCTTAACGCGGCCGCCACGGATGAGCACGATCGAGTGCTCCTGCAGGTTGTGCCCCTCGCCCGGGATGTAGGCGGTGACCTCGATGCCGTTCGTCAGACGAACGCGGGCCACCTTGCGGAGGGCGGAGTTGGGCTTCTTCGGCGTGGTCGTGTACACGCGCGTGCAGACCCCCCGCTTCTGCGGGCAGGACTGCAGGGCCGGCGACTTGCTCTTGTGAGCAACCACCTTGCGGCCCTTGCGGATCAACTGGTTCAGCGTCGGCACGCTCGCACTCCTCGTACCCCAGGGAGTCTGAGCCCTGAGTCCGAAATGCAACTCTCTGTTGCGCTTGAGCTTAGGGAGTCGGCTCGGTCGCGCCAGGGGGCGCGCACAAGACCGCCAATCTACACGATCGATTCATGCTTGTCAAGCCGACCGCGAATTTTCCCTTGTCATCTCACCGTTTAGCCCTCGTGGGCCGCCCGGGCGGCGCCTCCGCGCGGGAAGCGCCGCCGCCGGTTCGACTAGGACTCGTCCTCGTCCCCCTCGCCGCCGCCACCGGCCATGGCCTCGGCCTCGCCTTCGCCGCTCTCCTCGGGGAAGAGCATGAGGCCCTCCTCCATGAGGCTCTGGGCCTGCTGCTCGGCCTTGTTCGCCACGGCGGCCAGGGCCTCCTCCTCGGCGGCCTTGCGGGCGGCCACCTCGGCCTGGAGGGTGCGCAGCTCCTCCTGGGCCACGCGCAGGTCGTCGTACTCCTTGCGGCCGGTGCCCGCGGGGATCAGCCGGCCCATGATCACGTTCTCCTTGAGACCGTAGAGGTAGTCGGTCTTGCCGTTGATGGCCGCCTCGCTGAGCACGCGGGTGGTCTCCTGGAAGCTGGCCGCCGAGATGAAGCTCTCGGTGGTCAGCGACGCCTTGGTGATGCCGAGCAGCAGCGGCCGGTAGGTCGCCGCGCTGCCGCCCTCGCCCACCACGCGCTCGTTCTCCTCCTGGAACTCGGCGCGCTCCACCTGGTCGCCCTCGAGGAAGCGGCTGTCGCCCGGCTCCTCCACCTGCACCTTGCGCAGCATCTGCCGCACGATGGTCTCGATGTGCTTGTCGTTGATGCCCACGCCCTGCAGGCGATAGACCTCCTGGATCTCGTTGACCAGGTAGGCCTGGGCCGCCTGCACGCCCTTCACGTTCAGGATGTCGAAGGGGTTGATCGGACCCTCGGTGAGGCGGTCGCCCGCCGTCACCTCGTCGCCGTCGTGCACGCGCATGTGCTTGCCCTGGGGAATCAGGTACTCCTCCGAGGTGTCGGCGTCGCGCTTGACGATGACCTTGCGCATGCCGCGGGTGACGCCGCCGATCTCCACCGTGCCGTCGATGGCGGTGACGATCGCCGCGTCCTTGGGCTTGCGCACCTCGAACAGGTCCACGACCCGGGGCAGGCCGCCGGTGATGTCGCCCGTGTGGCCGAGATCCTTCGGCACCTTCACGAGGATGCTGCCGGCGGGCACGGACTCGCCGTCCTTCACGCTCAGGATGGCGTTCGTGGGCAGGAAGAACTTCTCGAGGACCTTGCCGTCCTTGTTGACGATCTTGATCTCGGGGTGCAGCTCCTTCTGGAGGTCGTCGGTGATGACGGCCTGGCGACGGCCCTTCTCGTCCGTCTCCTCCTTGAGCGTGCGGCCCTCCTCGATGTCGATGAACTGCACCTCGCCCTTGCGGGTGTTGACCATGGGCTCGGCGTAGGGGTCCCAGGTGAACAGGGTGTCGCCCTTCTTCACCTGCGCGGCGTTCTTGACATCGAGCACGGCGCCATAGGGCGCGGCGAAGTGGGCGCGGATGCGCTCCTTGCTGCCCTCCTGCACCTTCACGATGATCTCGCCCTTGTGGCCGATGACCACCTGCCGCCCGTCGGCGTTCTTGATGCAGCGCACGTTGACCAGCTCGACCTCGGCGTCCACCGGGGCCTGCTTGGCCGTGGCCTCGGCGATGCGGCCGGCGATGCCGCCCACGTGGAAGGTCCGCAGCGTGAGCTGCGTGCCCGGCTCGCCGATGGACTGCGCGGCGATGACGCCCACGGCGTCGCCGATGTCCACCAGGCTGCCCGAGGACAGGTCGCGGCCGTAGCACTTGATGCAGACGCCGCGGCGCGTCTCGCAGGTGAGCACCGAGCGGATCTTCACCATCTCGACGCCCTTCTCCTCGATCAGCTTGGCGCGGGTCTCGTCGACGAGCATGCCCGCCTCCATCAGCACGTCGCCGGTGAGGGGGTCGATCACGTCGTCCGCCGTGAAGCGGCCGAGGATGCGGTCGGTCAGGCTCTCGATGACGTCCCCGCTCTCCTCCAGCGCCTTCATGTCGAGGCCGCGGATCGTGCCGCAGTCCTCCTCGGTGATGATGACGTCCTGCGCCACGTCCACCAGGCGGCGGGTCAGGTAGCCGGCGTCGGCGGTCTTGAGCGCCGTGTCGGCCAGACCCTTGCGCGCGCCGTGGGTCGAGATGAAGTACTGCAGCACGGTGAGCCCCTCGCGGAAGTTGCTCTTGATCGGCTGCTCGATGATCTCGCCCACCTGACCGGTCATCTTCTTCTGCGGCTTGGCCATCAGACCGCGCATGCCCGAGAGCTGGCTGATCTGATCGCGGCTGCCTCGCGACCCGGAGTGGGCCATCATGTAGACCGGGTTGAAGCCCTGCCGGTCGTTCTCGATGGCCACCATCATGGAGTCGGCCACGGCGTCGCGCGCGGTGGTCCAGCGGTCGATGACGCGGTTGTAGCGCTCGCCCTCGGAGATGCGCTTGTTCTCGAAGTCCGTGGTGATCTTGCTCACGTCGCGGTCGGCGTCGGCCAGCAGCTTCGGCTTGTCCTGCGGGATGATCAGGTCGTCGATGCCGATGGTGATGCCCGCGAGCGTCGCGTAGCGGAAGCCGAGGTCCTTGAGGTCGTCCACGAAGGCGACTGTCTTCTCGCCGCCCAGCTCCAGGTGGCTGCGGGACACCAGCGCCGTCAGGGCCTTCTTGTCCATGACGTCGTTGATGTAGCCCAGCTCGTCCGGCACGCTGGCGTTGAAGATCACGCGGCCGGCGGTGGTCTCGAGCCAGCCGCCTTCCATGCGCACCATGACCGGGGCGTGCAGCTCGATGACCCCGTGGTCCAGCGCCTGGTTCACCTCGTCCGTGCTGTTGAAGCGCATGCCCTCGCCGCGGGCGCCGGGACGGCCCTTGGTGAGGTAGTAGCAGCCCAGCACCTGCTCCTGGTGCGGCGTCGCCACCGGCTTGCCGTTGGACGGCAGCAGCAGGTTGTTGGCGCTCAGCATGAGCACGCGGCTCTCGAGCTGCGCCTCGAAGGACAGCGGCACGTGCACGGCCATCTGGTCGCCGTCGAAGTCGGCGTTGAAGGCCTGGCAGACCAGCGGGTGCAGGCGGATGGCCTTGCCCTCCACCAGCACCGGCTGGAAGGCCTGGATGCCCAGGCGGTGCAGCGTCGGCGCGCGGTTGAGCAGCACCGGGTGGTCCTTGATGATCTCCTCGAGGATGTCCCAGACCTCGGGGCGCTCGCGCTCCACGAGCTTCTTGGCGCTCTTGACGGTCTGGACGTAGCCCTTCTCCTCCAGCTTGCGGATGATGAAGGGCTTGAACAGCTCCAGGGCCATGCTCTTGGGCAGGCCGCACTCGTGCAGGCGCAGCTCCGGACCCACGACGATCACCGAGCGGCCGGAGTAGTCCACGCGCTTGCCCAGCAGGTTCTGGCGGAAGCGCCCCTGCTTGCCCTTGAGCATGTCGCTCAGGCTCTTCAGCGGCCGGTTGCCGTGGCCGCGGACCGCGCGCGAGCGGCGGCTGTTGTCGAAGAGCGCGTCCACCGCCTCCTGGAGCATGCGCTTCTCGTTGCGGAGGATGACCTCCGGCGCCTTGATCTCCATGAGCTTCTTGAGGCGGTTGTTGCGGTTGATGATCCGCCGGTAGAGGTCGTTCAGGTCGCTCGTGGCGAAGCGCCCGCCCTCGAGCGGCACCAGCGGCCGCAGATCCGGAGGCAGCACGGGCACCACGTGCAGGACCATCCACTCCGGCCGGTTGCCGCCGGAGTTGCGGAAGGCCTCCACCACGCGCAGGCGCTTGAGGGCCTCCTGCTTGCGCTGCTGGCTCGTCTCCGTGGCGATCTGATCGCGCAGCTCGATGGACAGCTCGTCGAGGTGCAGCTTGCGCAGCAGGTCCTCGATGGCCTCGGCGCCCATCTTGGCCTCGAACTCGAAGCCCTCGTCCAGCAGGTCGTAGTAGCGCTCCTCGCTGATGAGCTCGCGCACCTGCAGCGTCGTGTTGCCGGGGTCGATCACGAGATAGGACTCGTAGTAGATCACCCGCTCGAGGTCCTTGATGGTCATGCCCAGCAGATGGCCGATGCGGCTGGGCAGGCCCTTGAAGAACCAGATGTGCGCGACGGGCACGGCCAGCTCGATGTGGCCCATGCGCTCGCGGCGGACGCGCGAAAGCGTCACCTCCACGCCGCAGCGGTCGCAGATGACCCCGCGGTAGCGGATGCGCTTGTACTTGCCGCAGGCGCACTCCCAGTCCTTGACCGGCCCGAAGATCTTCTCGCAGAAGAGGCCGTTCTTCTCGGGCTTGAACGAGCGGTAGTTGATCGTCTCCGGCTTCGTGACCTCGCCGAAGCTCCACTGGCGGATGGCCTCGGGGCTCGCGAGCGAGATCTTGATCGCCTGGAAATCCGGCGTCTCGGTCTCCCGGTGGCGGAAGCTGAGAAACACGCTAACCTCCTTCCGACGCGCGCGGCGTCGGGAGCTTGGTGATCAGGACGACTTCTCGGCCGTGATCAGATCGACGTCGAGGCACAGGGCCTGGAGTTCCTTCACGAGCACGTTGAAGGACTCCGGCACGCCGGGCTTGGACGGGTTCTCGCCCTTGACGATGGCCTCGTAGATGGCGCTGCGCCCCGCCACGTCGTCGCTCTTCACCGTCAGCAGCTCCTGCAGCGTGTGGGCCGCGCCATAGGCTTCCAGCGCCCACACCTCCATCTCACCGAAGCGCTGGCCGCCGAACTGCGCCTTGCCGCCCAGCGGCTGCTGGGTGACGAGGCTGTAGGGGCCGATGCTCCGGGCGTGGATCTTGTCGTCGACGAGGTGCGACAGCTTCATCATGTAGATGTAGCCCGTCATCACCCGCTCGTGGAACGGCTCGCCCGTGCGGCCGTCGTAGAGCTCGGTCTTGCCGTCGCCCGGCAGGCCCGCCTCCACGAGCGCGGCCTTGACCTCGGTCTCGGTGGCGCCGTTGAACACCGCGGTCTGCGCCTGGAAGCCCAGCACCTGCGCGGCCCAGCCCAGGTGCGTCTCGAGCACCTGGCCGACGTTCATACGGCTCGGCACGCCCAGGGGGTTGAGCACGATCTCCACCGGCGTGCCGTCGGGCAGGTAGGGCATGTCCTCCTCGGGGAGGATCTTGGCGATGACGCCCTTGTTGCCGTGGCGTCCGGCCATCTTGTCGCCCACGGAGAGCTTGCGCTTGCGGGCCACCAGCACCTTGACGAGCTGGATGACGCCGGGCGGCAGCTCGTCGCCCATCTCGACGCGCTCCTTCTCCTTCTCGAGCTCCTGGTCCACCTTCTGCAGGGCGCGGGCGGCGGCGTCCATGAGCCGCTTGATGCGCTTGTCGGTGGTCAGGTCCTTCACGATGGGCAGGCCCCAGTGCAGGCCGTCGAGGTCGAGCTCGTCGAGCAGGCCCTCGGTGATCTTGCGGCCATCCCGCAGCACGACCTCGCCCGTGTCCGCGTTGACGAGCTTCTGGCTGAGCTGACCGATCATCAGCTCGCGCAGGCGCGAGTCGCGCAGGCCGAGGATGCGCTTGCGCTCCTCCTTGGCCCGGCGGCGCAGACGCTCGATGCGGCGCTTCTCCTCCATGCGCGTGCTGTCGCCGCGCTCCTTGCGGGAGAACACCTTCACGTCGACGACGATGCCGTCCATGCCGGGCGGCGCCTTGAGGCTGGCGTTGCGCACGTCGCCGGCCTTGTCGCCGAAGATCGCGCGCAGGAGGCGCTCTTCCGGGCTGAGCTCGGTCTCGCCCTTCGGCGTGACCTTGCCCACCAGGATGTCACCGGGCTTGACCCGGGCGCCGGTGCGGATGATGCCGTTCTCGTCCAGGTTCTTGAGCGAGTCCTCGCCCACGTTGGGCAGCTCGCGCGTGATCTCCTCGCGGCCCGCCTTGATCTCGCGCACCTGGCACTCGAACTCCTCGATGTGGATCGAGGTGAAGCGATCCGCCTTGACCAGGCGCTCGCTCAGCAGGATGGCGTCCTCGTAGTTGTAGCCGCCCCAGGGCATGAAGGCGACGAGGGTGTTGACCCCCAGCGCCAGCTCGCCCGCGTTGGTGCCGGGGCCGTCGGCCAGCACCTGCTCCCCGCGCACCTTCTCGCCCACCACCACGATGGGCTTCTGGTTCACGCAGGTGTCCTGGTTGGAGCGGTGGAACTTCTGCAGGTTGTAGACGTCCTGCCCCTCGAACTCGGAGAAGTCCTCCAGGTCCGCGGCGCGGCTGCGCGTGGGCTGCACGATGATGCGCTCGCCCGTCACGCTGACCACGGTGCCGGCGCGCTTGGCCACCACCACCGCCTGGCTGTCGCGCGCGATGCGCTCCTCCATGCCCGTGCCCACCAGCGGCGGCTCGCAGCGAAGGAGGGGCACGGCCTGGCGCTGCATGTTGCAGCCCATGAGGGCGCGGTTCGCGTCGTCGTGCTCGAGGAAGGGGATCATGCTCGCCGCCGCGCTCACGAGCTGCGCGGGCGCGACGTCCATGAAGTCCACGTCGTCGGGCACCGCCAGCGGGAACTCGCCCTTGGTGCGCGCCAGCACCTCGTCGTTCACGAAGCGCCCGCGCACGTCCAGCGGCGCGTTGGCCTGCGCGATGGTGGTGCGGTCCTCCTCGTCGGCGCTCAGGTAGACGATCTCGTCCGTCACGCGGTTGTCCTTCACGCGGCGGTAGGGCGTCTCCAGGAAGCCGAAGGGATTGATGCGCGCGTAGGTGGACAGGCTCGTGATGAGGCCGATGTTCGGGCCTTCCGGCGTCTCGATGGGGCACATGCGCCCGTAGTGGGTGTAGTGCACGTCGCGCACCTCGAAGCCCGCGCGCTCGCGGGTGAGGCCGCCGGGACCGAGGGCCGACAGGCGCCGCTTGTGCGTGAGCTCCGACAGCGGGTTGGTCTGGTCCATGAACTGCGAGAGCTGGCTGCTGCCGAAGAAGGACTGGATCACGGCGCTGATCGTGCGCGCGTTGACCAGATCCGACGGCGTGATGTTCTCGCCGTCCTGCAGCGCCATGCGCTCGCGGATGATCCGCGCCATGCGCGACAGGCCCAGGCTGAACTGGTTGCTCAGCAGCTCGCCCACCGAGCGCACGCGGCGGTTGCCCAGGTGGTCGATGTCGTCCACGTGGCCCTGCTCGGCCTTGATGTCCAGCAGGTAGGCGATGACGGCCACGAAGTCCGTGGGCGTGAGCACCGTCGTCTCGATGGGGACGGTCAGGCCCAGGCGCGTGTTCATCTTGTAGCGGCCGACGCCCGCCAGATCGTAGCGCTTCTCGTTGAAGAAGAGGCGGTCGAGCAGCGCCCGCGCCGTCTCCATGTTCGGGGGATCGCCCGGACGCAGCAGGTTGTAGATGTACTTGAGCGCGTCCTCTTCGGTCTTGGTGGGATCCTTGGCGATCGTGTTCAGGATGACGTTGCTGTGCACGTCCTCGCTGCGGGACAGCACCTTCACGTCGAAGATCTTGGCCTGGCGCATCACCGTGAGCATGGCCTCGGTGATCTGCGTGCCCGCCTCGGCGATGATCTCGCCGGTCTCCGTGTTCACCAGCACCTCGGCCAGCACGCGGTCGATGACGTCCGCGTCCGACTTCGCCGGCCGCTTGGCCAGGCTGAGGGTCTCGCCCGTGGTGAAGGCCTGGAGCAGCTTGGCGTCGCTCTCGAAGCCGATGGCCCGCAGCAGCGTGGACACGGGCAGCTTCTTCTTGCGGTCGATGTGCACGAACATCGTGTCGTTGATGTCCGTCGTGAACTCCACCCACGAGCCGCGGTAGGGGATGATCCGCGCGCTGAACAGGCGCTTCCCGTTGGGGTGCACGCTGTCGCTGAAGAACACGCCCGGCGAGCGGTGCAGCTGGCTCACGATCACGCGCTCGGCGCCGTTGATGATGAACGTGCCCTTGCTCGTGATGAGCGGCAGTTCGCCCAGGTAGACCTCGGACTCGATGATGTCCTTCACCCGGCGCTCGCCCTCGACCTCCTCCGCCTCCTTCACGATCAGGCGCAGCTTGGCCTTGAGCGGCGCGACGAAGGTGAGGTCGCGCTCCTGGCACTCCTCCACCGAGTACTTGGGTTCGCCCACGGCGTACTCCAGGTACTCCAGGATGAAGTCGCCGCGGCTCGACTCGATGGGAAAGATCGCGCGGAAGACGCCTTCGAGCCCCTTGTTCTCGCGCTGGCGAGGGGGCACCCGCATCTGGAGGAAGTCCTCGAAAGACTCCACCTGGACCTCGAGCAGGTCGGGGATCTCGATCACGGGCTGAATCTTGGCGTAATTCCGCTTGGGCAGCGCGATGGGCAGACTCACGGGCGTCCTCCCGGAAGCAGGAAGGGAATAGACAGACCGGTGCCCGGGGTGCGTCCCAACACCGGGCACCGATCGAAACTGCTG of the Candidatus Latescibacterota bacterium genome contains:
- a CDS encoding 30S ribosomal protein S12; the encoded protein is MPTLNQLIRKGRKVVAHKSKSPALQSCPQKRGVCTRVYTTTPKKPNSALRKVARVRLTNGIEVTAYIPGEGHNLQEHSIVLIRGGRVKDLPGVRYHIVRGALDTSGVDGRNQRRSKYGAKRPK
- the rpsG gene encoding 30S ribosomal protein S7, whose product is MRRRIKRSRETVADPRFNSPMVAQFINYMMKGGKKSTAEAIFYKAMDIIEEKSGKKGLEVYTSALNNVKPHLEVTSRRIGGANYQVPIEVRPSRRTALAMRWLLQFSRSRPDHTMSERLAAELLAAYRKEGPSIKKREDTHRMAEANKAFAHFRF
- the rpoC gene encoding DNA-directed RNA polymerase subunit beta' — translated: MFLSFRHRETETPDFQAIKISLASPEAIRQWSFGEVTKPETINYRSFKPEKNGLFCEKIFGPVKDWECACGKYKRIRYRGVICDRCGVEVTLSRVRRERMGHIELAVPVAHIWFFKGLPSRIGHLLGMTIKDLERVIYYESYLVIDPGNTTLQVRELISEERYYDLLDEGFEFEAKMGAEAIEDLLRKLHLDELSIELRDQIATETSQQRKQEALKRLRVVEAFRNSGGNRPEWMVLHVVPVLPPDLRPLVPLEGGRFATSDLNDLYRRIINRNNRLKKLMEIKAPEVILRNEKRMLQEAVDALFDNSRRSRAVRGHGNRPLKSLSDMLKGKQGRFRQNLLGKRVDYSGRSVIVVGPELRLHECGLPKSMALELFKPFIIRKLEEKGYVQTVKSAKKLVERERPEVWDILEEIIKDHPVLLNRAPTLHRLGIQAFQPVLVEGKAIRLHPLVCQAFNADFDGDQMAVHVPLSFEAQLESRVLMLSANNLLLPSNGKPVATPHQEQVLGCYYLTKGRPGARGEGMRFNSTDEVNQALDHGVIELHAPVMVRMEGGWLETTAGRVIFNASVPDELGYINDVMDKKALTALVSRSHLELGGEKTVAFVDDLKDLGFRYATLAGITIGIDDLIIPQDKPKLLADADRDVSKITTDFENKRISEGERYNRVIDRWTTARDAVADSMMVAIENDRQGFNPVYMMAHSGSRGSRDQISQLSGMRGLMAKPQKKMTGQVGEIIEQPIKSNFREGLTVLQYFISTHGARKGLADTALKTADAGYLTRRLVDVAQDVIITEEDCGTIRGLDMKALEESGDVIESLTDRILGRFTADDVIDPLTGDVLMEAGMLVDETRAKLIEEKGVEMVKIRSVLTCETRRGVCIKCYGRDLSSGSLVDIGDAVGVIAAQSIGEPGTQLTLRTFHVGGIAGRIAEATAKQAPVDAEVELVNVRCIKNADGRQVVIGHKGEIIVKVQEGSKERIRAHFAAPYGAVLDVKNAAQVKKGDTLFTWDPYAEPMVNTRKGEVQFIDIEEGRTLKEETDEKGRRQAVITDDLQKELHPEIKIVNKDGKVLEKFFLPTNAILSVKDGESVPAGSILVKVPKDLGHTGDITGGLPRVVDLFEVRKPKDAAIVTAIDGTVEIGGVTRGMRKVIVKRDADTSEEYLIPQGKHMRVHDGDEVTAGDRLTEGPINPFDILNVKGVQAAQAYLVNEIQEVYRLQGVGINDKHIETIVRQMLRKVQVEEPGDSRFLEGDQVERAEFQEENERVVGEGGSAATYRPLLLGITKASLTTESFISAASFQETTRVLSEAAINGKTDYLYGLKENVIMGRLIPAGTGRKEYDDLRVAQEELRTLQAEVAARKAAEEEALAAVANKAEQQAQSLMEEGLMLFPEESGEGEAEAMAGGGGEGDEDES
- the rpoB gene encoding DNA-directed RNA polymerase subunit beta, producing MALPKRNYAKIQPVIEIPDLLEVQVESFEDFLQMRVPPRQRENKGLEGVFRAIFPIESSRGDFILEYLEYAVGEPKYSVEECQERDLTFVAPLKAKLRLIVKEAEEVEGERRVKDIIESEVYLGELPLITSKGTFIINGAERVIVSQLHRSPGVFFSDSVHPNGKRLFSARIIPYRGSWVEFTTDINDTMFVHIDRKKKLPVSTLLRAIGFESDAKLLQAFTTGETLSLAKRPAKSDADVIDRVLAEVLVNTETGEIIAEAGTQITEAMLTVMRQAKIFDVKVLSRSEDVHSNVILNTIAKDPTKTEEDALKYIYNLLRPGDPPNMETARALLDRLFFNEKRYDLAGVGRYKMNTRLGLTVPIETTVLTPTDFVAVIAYLLDIKAEQGHVDDIDHLGNRRVRSVGELLSNQFSLGLSRMARIIRERMALQDGENITPSDLVNARTISAVIQSFFGSSQLSQFMDQTNPLSELTHKRRLSALGPGGLTRERAGFEVRDVHYTHYGRMCPIETPEGPNIGLITSLSTYARINPFGFLETPYRRVKDNRVTDEIVYLSADEEDRTTIAQANAPLDVRGRFVNDEVLARTKGEFPLAVPDDVDFMDVAPAQLVSAAASMIPFLEHDDANRALMGCNMQRQAVPLLRCEPPLVGTGMEERIARDSQAVVVAKRAGTVVSVTGERIIVQPTRSRAADLEDFSEFEGQDVYNLQKFHRSNQDTCVNQKPIVVVGEKVRGEQVLADGPGTNAGELALGVNTLVAFMPWGGYNYEDAILLSERLVKADRFTSIHIEEFECQVREIKAGREEITRELPNVGEDSLKNLDENGIIRTGARVKPGDILVGKVTPKGETELSPEERLLRAIFGDKAGDVRNASLKAPPGMDGIVVDVKVFSRKERGDSTRMEEKRRIERLRRRAKEERKRILGLRDSRLRELMIGQLSQKLVNADTGEVVLRDGRKITEGLLDELDLDGLHWGLPIVKDLTTDKRIKRLMDAAARALQKVDQELEKEKERVEMGDELPPGVIQLVKVLVARKRKLSVGDKMAGRHGNKGVIAKILPEEDMPYLPDGTPVEIVLNPLGVPSRMNVGQVLETHLGWAAQVLGFQAQTAVFNGATETEVKAALVEAGLPGDGKTELYDGRTGEPFHERVMTGYIYMMKLSHLVDDKIHARSIGPYSLVTQQPLGGKAQFGGQRFGEMEVWALEAYGAAHTLQELLTVKSDDVAGRSAIYEAIVKGENPSKPGVPESFNVLVKELQALCLDVDLITAEKSS